Proteins found in one Triticum urartu cultivar G1812 chromosome 4, Tu2.1, whole genome shotgun sequence genomic segment:
- the LOC125553181 gene encoding uncharacterized protein LOC125553181 — MGRQQAVKSRDVHPLVPPGFIENLGVSDGICLIAVTCTLASCLVNFQVSQLSDDGFTNKEYSELVTGTVEVAISVPYIVVKSHECLSNLRVRKSWITCRPNVWIFRDAVILVLIAYVILVDISLSFVWLAIFPVIALVFIRALHLKFNRRTGGSSRKVNPGSSNAAETKMKTMEVGIIVMMTLGALLLMDQLPDHAAAQFTISQFLLFLSCTVAALTRMVMKLPAGASPGIALATEMLHKTLLLLLLATAHIAAAEWLGEDVVLLCLPEVIPVLLWFSLHLDRKPGSSSIISVDKLKPHRNWLIFLGAMVVAPPFAYLANSMDEVGLSGWSTTFQVSCGVSGILSYYLVFMLSHWPKKQVAAAGKDGGASGMLKLWAYALLIAAAASLLLRCLVSARLGLQLPLHATVIYVSNALGFNYSN, encoded by the exons ATGGGGCGCCAGCAGGCAGTCAAGTCACGCGATGTACACCCTCTAGTGCCACCAGGATTTATCG AAAATCTTGGGGTATCGGATGGAATATGCCTCATAGCTGTGACGTGCACACTGGCCAGCTGTCTAGTCAATTTCCAAGTGTCTCAATTAAGCGATGATGGTTTTACCAACAAAGAATATAGTGAGTTGGTAACTGGCACAGTGGAGGTTGCCATCTCCGTCCCATATATAGTTGTGAAATCGCACGAGTGCTTGTCCAATCTGCGGGTGCGGAAGTCATGGATCACATGCCGTCCTAATGTCTGGATTTTCAGAGACGCAGTCATTCTTGTGCTCATAGCTTACGTGATATTAGTGGACATCAGCTTGAGCTTCGTCTGGCTCGCCATCTTTCCAGTCATAGCTCTTGTTTTCATACGAGCGTTGCACCTCAAGTTCAATCGGCGTACTGGGGGCAGCAGTCGTAAAGTTAATCCAGGATCTTCTAACGCCGCTGAGACTAAAATGAAAACTATGGAGGTTGGGATCATTGTGATGATGACGCTGGGGGCGCTACTGCTTATGGACCAGCTTCCAGACCATGCAGCTGCCCAGTTCACCATCTCACAGTTCCTCCTGTTCCTAAGCTGCACGGTGGCGGCATTGACGCGCATGGTGATGAAGCTGCCCGCTGGCGCCTCACCGGGCATAGCACTGGCGACGGAGATGCTCCACAAGACCTTGCTTCTCCTCCTGCTGGCGACGGCGCACATCGCGGCCGCAGAGTGGCTGGGCGAGGATGTTGTTCTGCTATGCTTGCCGGAGGTCATCCCTGTGCTTCTCTGGTTCAGCCTCCATCTCGACCGTAAACCAGGAAGCAGCTCCATCATCAGCGTTGACAAGTTGAAACCACACAGAAATTGGCTCATCTTCCTCGGTGCAATGGTGGTAGCTCCTCCTTTTGCTTACCTGGCCAACTCCATGGATGAAGTTGGGCTCTCCGGCTGGTCTACGACATTCCAGGTGTCATGTGGCGTCTCAGGGATTCTGAGCTACTACCTTGTGTTCATGCTAAGTCACTGGCCGAAGAAACAAGTAGCAGCTGCTGGCAAGGATGGTGGGGCTTCCGGTATGCTCAAATTATGGGCATACGCTTTACTCATAGCGGCGGCTGCGTCCCTGCTGCTCAGGTGTCTGGTTTCTGCCCGGCTTGGTCTGCAACTACCACTGCATGCAACGGTTATATATGTTAGTAATGCTTTGGGTTTTAACTACTCAAATTAG